tgtgtcacttgaTGGGTACAAGTCCTGAGAAACGCATCACTAGGCAATttcattgttgtgcaaacatcaacACACCTGGATGGTGGAGCCTACTATACATCTAGGCTATAgggtacagcctattgctccttggctacaaacctgtatagcatgttactgaatactgtaggcaagtGTAACACAATGGTGTCTAAACACATTtcaacacagaaaaggtacagtaaaaatacagtgttataACCTTATGGGACCTCATGTGGACTCATCACtgactgaaacattgttatgcGGTATGGAACTGTATTTGGCTAAACTTGTAAGGTATGCTAATCATTCCTTATATTTCCTCTTTGTTTCAACTAGCACTACGTTTCAACTAGCACTATTACTTCTGTTTatccttttgtattttgtagGCTGTGTTTTAGTCAGTCACCTTTAATCCTCTCTGGAAAATGCGGAGCATGTGTGAATAAATGAAGCAAGCAGGCAAGCTCTGGGTAGACAGGGACTACTTGTTCAGCCACATATTCCCAGCACCTTCTACAGTGAAGGACAGAGTGATACCAAAAATACTTAACAACCAGAAAAATACAGACAAAGATACTAATCAGATAGAATTGTgcggctgagcatggtggttcatgcctgtaatcccagtgctttggaaggctgaggtagaaggattgcttgagccaagagtttgagaccagcctgggcaatatagcaagactttgtctcttaaaaaaaaaaaattaggccgggcgcggtggctcaagcctgtaatcccagcactttgggaggccgagacgggcggatcacgaggtcaggagatcaagaccatcctggctaatacggtgaaaccctgtctctacttaaaaatacaaaaaactagccgggcgacgaggcgggcgcctgtagtcccagctactcgggaggctgaggcaggagaatggcgtaaacccgggaggcggagcttgcagttagctgagatccggccactgcactccagcctgggtggcagagcaagactccgtctcaaaaaaaaaaaaaaaaaaaaaaaaaaaaaaaaattagctgggcatgatgaggTGATGCCCGTAGCTCAGCAGTTCCAGGTTACAGTGCAttatgatcgtgtcactgcactcctgcatgggtgacagagtgagagcctctCTCTGAAGGAAAAAATTGTAGAGGGAGAAGGGTGTCTGAAGGGTCCCAGAAAAGGGTCCTTCGGGAAAAGGAATGTTACTCAGGGGTTACAGAGCAGCAGCTGTTTACCAACCAGCAGGgaagcatttaaatatttttacaaactcAATACAAATTTGAGTAAGTAAATATTTCTGGTGGCCCTTAAAGTTTTCACTGTGACACACTGTGCTGTCTGGGTAAACTCTAGAGAAAGCATGGCCAGCTCTGTCTCCTCAAGCAGAGGCACGCAGAAGGCAGGAAAGGCAACCCCCGTCTTGCCATCGCAGGTAGCAGGTTAGGACCACAAACACAAGCTGTGCCAGAAAACAGTGGGTGACTCAGTCCATACATGAGCAAGAGAAGAGATGGAACAAGATGCCCTCTAAACTTCCTCTAGTGAGAGGTAAAGACACACAAGAAATATGGGTAAACCTCAcaagagaaaatagaaaccaAGTCAACCTCAACAGAAAAATGCTGATTAACTAGTGAGATAGTAATCCACGCATGAGAAAGGGACATTTCAGCAAGTCTTTGAGTCAACGAAAAGCTATGGAGCATGCGCAAACAGATACATGCTGAGTCAGAGGTTTTATAAGATCCTGGTGAAAAAGGACAAAAAGTATCCCTGTGATAATTATACAGGGGAAAGCCAATTCTCTGATGAGTGGTTCaacgtttgttttttttttttttttttgagacagagctctcgctctgtcgcccaggctggagtgaagtggcatgatcttggctcactgcaacctccgcctcccaggttcaaacgattctcctgcctcagcctcccatgtagctgggattacaggtgtgtgctgccacgtccagctagtttttctattttagtagagacgggatttcaccacgttgcccagactggtctcaaactcctgagctcaggcaatccgcccacctcggcctcccaaagtgctgtaataggcatgagccaccacacccaggtgacataccactttttaaaaatcaccaagtGTGGCATCCATTGATGGCCTCCAGtacctttctccttttcctccttttaatTACAGCAACCCCCAAGTTTCAGCAGGGCACGTAACTGCCTAGCTAGAGACTACAttccccagcctcccttgcagagAAGTGTGTCATGTAACTAAGCTTGGGCCAATGGGATAAGGACAGAAGTGATCCTAGAGCATCTCCTTAAAGGTACTTGCCAGGTATTCCCACtccaccttcccttccctctggTTGGCAAATGGTGATGCCTGGAGCAACCTTGTAAGTCATGTGTCACGGACAGCAGAGCTGCCCATCAGCATAGGATAGCTAATATtagactgaaaacagaaaaataaaatcttgttaagccacttaatttttttgtggagggcAGAGAAAGATGATGGTGGTGTTATACTAAAATAGCACCTAACCACTTTTCACACCTTCTCCTCTTATCCTACCTTCATTTTATACTCAATACATTTGCAGGTAACTCTTCCAATCTCTGCTTTTGAAtctgtggcatgatcacagctcactgcaacctccacctcagcacttcctgggcccaagcgatgctctcacctcagtctcccaagtagccgggactacaggtgcataccaccacacctgactaattttttgtacttttagtagagacatcttgcccaggctggtctcaaactcctgggctcaagcaatctgcccaccttggcctcccaaagtgctaagattacaggtatgtattagtccattttcacgctacTGATAAAGCCATactcgagactgggcaatttacaaaagaaacaggtttaatgatttacagttccacatggctggagaggcctcacactcatggcagaaagcagggaggagcaagtcacatcttacgtggatggcagcaggcaaagagagagattgGGCAGGGAAAATCccccttataaaactgtcagatcttgtgaaacttattcactatcacaagaacggcatgggaaagacctgcccccatgattcaattacctcccaccgggtccctcccacaacatgtgggaattcaagatgagatttgggtggggacacagccaagccatgtcaaggcatgagccaccacaccccgccagTAAGTGTTAGCTGTTATAACTCTGTGCCTTTCCACATGcaattccctctgcctggaataacTTTCTCCTTTTGTTCACCTGGGGAATTCCCTCACATTCATTGTAACTCACGCTCTGTGAGGACTTCCCAGTAACTCATTTTGCCAGGAGCAATCGATCTCCTTCATCTGTGCTACTGCAAAGTCACACATATCAAATCTACTTATCATAGTATATTGCACTTGAGTGTTTAAATTTCTGCCCCTCCTCACTATGGACATGACTCATATCTTATTCACTGTTAAACTCCAAGTACTTGGCAGAATACACATTGTAGGGTTTCATACATGTTTGCAATAATGAACTGAATACATCCTTGAATTCACTCTAGAATCAAACTACCTCTCCTCTGTATTAGAAATTTGGCCTAacaggccgggcaaggtggctcacgcctgtaatcccagcactttgagaggccgaggtaggtgaatcacctgaggtcaggagtttgagaccagcctgaccaacatggtgaaacctcatctctactaaaaatacaaaattagctgggcatggtggcacatgcctgttaatcccagctacttgggaggctgaggaaggagaatcacttgaacccaggaggcagaggttacagcgagccgagatcacaccatactgcactctagtctgggcgacagagtgaaactccatctcaaaaaaaaaaaaagaaagaaaagaaaaagaaatttggctTAACAATTATTCTATCAAAAGAATTGTCCTAGCAAATTAAATCGATGCATAATTGTCATTGCTGATATTCTAAAAGGCAGTTATCTGAACATGAACATCTACAGAAACTGTTCTCTAATGAGACTTTTCTTGTCTAACATTTCTTcacattcctttaaaaattgttGGCAGATGCAATTCAGAAGATCTTAAAAATCAGTCAGTAATTGAAAagtattgactttttaataacaaagAAGTTATTCGAAttttaaggagagaaaagagtTATAAAGTACACTTAGCATGTACATTGAAAGCTTTACTTTATaaagtcttttcatttgtttctcctAATTGCCTTGTGATAGTAAAAACAGCTGTATTCCTGTTACATGGGAGGTCACACATGATCAATTCTAAAGCAGATTCTATATTGTGGCTAACTTTGGTGGCACTTACAGTGGTCACTGAATCCGGACttcaaaaaaatacattaatattatatGTTAGAAttttctaaagggaaaaaaaatgtatgtaaggATCCATCTTTGAGGAGGATGAGTATTATCATTCTCCATAAAGATCCTTACAAAAGTTTCTAATGACAGTGACCATAAGTagtcttaaaaagtaaaagacatattttaaaagagagatttaaattaccaggtattaaaatattaaaatacctcGATGCAGATGTGATGCATTCCTCCAGCCTTGTTTTTCTGCAGAAAACCTGCAATTGGACTGTCACATCCCAGTGGATGAAGCAGTTCCATCTTGGTATTTCCCAGGTTgacaaaaacaacagatactCCATGTTCAGGAAGAGGGACCGCTTCACTCACCTGGGCCCCGAGAATATTCTTATAAAATGCTGCAGCCTTTTCCAAATCTGGCACTGCTATGGCTACATGATTGAGCTGACCCAGGTTCCACAAAGAACCTGCCACTTGATCCAAGGGCTGTGATGTGGAAGAAGCTCTTAATGCTGGAATAGGAGCTTGGAGTCTGGAAAAAAGCCCTGAAAAATTGAACAGCCATTGATATCCTTCTTTTGATAATTAATGTACTtctaaattgaatttaaaaaactaaacaaataatgCATGCAAAAATTCGTTATTTATATATCTGTTCTTTTCAATTATTGAAATGAAACCAGGAGATAAATGGAAAAACTTACACCAGAATTACTCTGCTCTGCCCATTCAAATAACCGACTGGAATAAAAAAGCTAATTCTGAGCTGCAGTTAGATTTAAAACACAGaataacattttttcataatGATTCATATTTACTGGTAACACTTAAAGAATAGTGGCATATTAAGAATTGCTTGCTATTCTCTCTCTGCATTTCACAATGAAACAACATATTTAGTAAGAATAAGCAATTTTCTACCTGTACCCaattttttatcttatattttgtAATAAGTCCATTAAAGGTATAAACATACATTAAAAGAATACATACAGTACTCTTtaatgctctgttgcccaggctggagtgctggagtgcaatagtgcaatctcagctcactgcaacctccgcctcctgggttcaagtgatttgcctggcctcagcctcccaagaagctgggattacaggtgcccgccacaatacccagctaatgtctgtgtgtatgtgtgtgtgtgtgtgtgtgtatatatatatatatatatatattattattttttttttgagatggagtcttgctcttttgcccaggctggagtgaagcggcgtgatctgggctcactgcaacctctgccttctgggttcaagagattctcctgccttagcctcctgagtagctggtaattacaggtgcctaccatatgccagctaattttgtattttcagtagagatggggtttcgccatcttggcgaggctggtcttgaactcctgacctcaggtgatccatccgcctcggcctcccagagtgacatgattagaggtgtgagccactgtgcccaccctaatttttgtatttttagtagagacggggtttcaccatgttggtcaggctggtctcaaactcctgacctcaggtgatccacccaccttggtctcccaaagtgctgggattataggcgtgagccaccattctggccagtttttagcatttttaaaattaactatcactGTGTCCTCATCAGATAGTTTCTTGATCTCCACAGATAACTCTGCATTCCATTCATTTAGCAAACAGTCATCGTATGTCATCAACAAAAAGAATGGCCTGAATTTACTGTGTACCTACTGTCTggcactgtatttatttttttttacaccaACTGTCTAATATTCacaacaaacctgcaagttagaAACTTAGTAAGTTTCATTGTTACCATGAAATCCAAGTGGATCACAACCcagtacacatatacataaatgtacAATTGAAACTAAATTGCAAAAAAAGAAtaccttccacctcagcctcctgagtagctggaaccataggcaagagccaccatgcctggctaatttttgtatgttttgtagagatggggtttcaccatgttgcccaggctggtcttggactcctgggctcaagcgatcctcccaccttggcctcccaaagtgctgggactacagatgtgagccaccacactaggccagtgaaaatgttttgaaatagatAAACGTGACAGTTGCACAAACCCAGTGAATGTAATAATTGCTGTTAAACtgtactgttttttctttttgtgagacgaagtcttgctctctcgcccaggctagagtgcattggtgtgatctcagctcactacaacctccacctcccgggttcaagcgattctcctgcctcagcctcctgagtaacagggattacaggtgcgtgccacaacacccggctaatttttgtatttttggtagagacggggtttccccatgttggtcaggctggtctcaaacttctgacctcgtgatccacccacctcagcctcctaaagtcctgggagtacaggcatgagccactgcgcccggcctaaactgtacatttttaaagggttttgttatgtaaattttacctaaaaaaaaaaaaaaatggccctaACAATAAAAATCCAAAGGTGAAATTGTGTAGACCAAGCAAACTGGGTAGAGAACAGTGAATAAAGTGGTTAAAATGAGATAGagctttatatttaataaaaatgtgttccTGAAAA
This region of Rhinopithecus roxellana isolate Shanxi Qingling chromosome 17, ASM756505v1, whole genome shotgun sequence genomic DNA includes:
- the MCEE gene encoding methylmalonyl-CoA epimerase, mitochondrial isoform X2, which encodes MAWALRAAAANAVGLFSRLQAPIPALRASSTSQPLDQVAGSLWNLGQLNHVAIAVPDLEKAAAFYKNILGAQVSEAVPLPEHGVSVVFVNLGNTKMELLHPLGCDSPIAGFLQKNKAGGMHHICIEVDNINAAVMDLKTKKIRSLSEEVKIGAHGKPVIFLHPKDCGGVLVELEQA
- the MCEE gene encoding methylmalonyl-CoA epimerase, mitochondrial isoform X1, translated to MAWALRAAAANAVEWGETRKESKSCKNNDSYVSRTPSMTSFLLGTLKGLFSRLQAPIPALRASSTSQPLDQVAGSLWNLGQLNHVAIAVPDLEKAAAFYKNILGAQVSEAVPLPEHGVSVVFVNLGNTKMELLHPLGCDSPIAGFLQKNKAGGMHHICIEVDNINAAVMDLKTKKIRSLSEEVKIGAHGKPVIFLHPKDCGGVLVELEQA